Proteins from a genomic interval of Medicago truncatula cultivar Jemalong A17 chromosome 3, MtrunA17r5.0-ANR, whole genome shotgun sequence:
- the LOC120579332 gene encoding uncharacterized protein, giving the protein MSSPPSPRTAALTVQMRAMRENFERLLREQGEQFQQRIDELERRPQNSNDGSGDEGERRRRRRQGGDQLRGIKIKIPSFVGKSDPEAYLEWETKIEQIFNCHNYSDLEKVHIASIEFKEYALVWWDQLIKDRRRYGERPIDTWEEMKRIMRRRFVPSYYHRDLHNKLQRLTQGSKSVEEYFKEMEVLKIRANVEEDDEATMTRFLHGLNHDISDIVELHHYVEMDELVHQAIKVEQQLKRKTQTRRSSTTFNSQNWKDKIKKEGVSSSSSKEPMVENKGKAITPPQNVSTNKKLTCFKCQGKGHIASECPTKRTMLVEENEEVLGREEGENVEEYDEEEEEEIPSGELLMVRRMLGNLVKEGDTTQRENLFHTRCLVQGKVCSLIIDGGSCTNVASTRLVSKLNLKTKPHPKPYKLQWLNESVEMVVNR; this is encoded by the coding sequence ATGTCTAGCCCACCTTCACCTAGAACAGCAGCTCTAACTGTTCAAATGAGAGCCATGCGTGAGAATTTTGAGAGATTGTTAAGAGAACAAGGTGAACAATTCCAACAAAGAATTGATGAGTTAGAAAGGAGGCCTCAAAATTCTAATGATGGTAGTGGCGATGAGGGGGAAAGAAGGCGTAGAAGGAGACAAGGGGGAGATCAATTGAGGggcataaaaattaaaattccatCTTTTGTTGGGAAGAGTGACCCGGAGGCATATCTAGAATGGGAGACTAAAATTGAGCAAATTTTTAATTGCCACAATTATTCTGATCTTGAAAAAGTGCATATTGCTTCCATTGAGTTCAAAGAATATGCTTTAGTGTGGTGGGATCAATTGATCAAAGATAGAAGGAGGTATGGGGAACGACCAATTGATACATGGGAAGAGATGAAGAGAATCATGAGGAGAAGGTTTGTTCCTTCTTATTATCATAGGGATTTGCACAACAAATTGCAACGTCTCACTCAAGGTTCTAAAAGTGTTGAAGAATATTTCAAGGAGATGGAAGTTCTCAAAATTAGAGCTAATGTGGAGGAGGACGATGAAGCAACCATGACTAGGTTTCTACATGGTCTAAATCATGACATTAGTGACATAGTGGAACTTCATCACTATGTTGAAATGGATGAATTGGTACACCAAGCTATCAAAGTGGAACAACAACTCAAAAGAAAGACCCAAACAAGGAGAAGTTCCACCACTTTCAACTCTCAAAATTGGAAGGACAAGATAAAGAAGGAGGGtgtttcatcttcatcatctaaGGAGCCCATGGTTGAAAACAAAGGTAAAGCTATCACACCTCCTCAAAATGTTTCAACTAACAAAAAACTTACATGTTTCAAGTGTCAAGGCAAAGGGCATATTGCATCTGAATGTCCAACAAAGAGAACTATGCTTGTGGAGGAAAATGAAGAAGTTCTAGGAAGGGAGGAAGGTGAGAATGTTGAAGAgtatgatgaagaagaagaagaagaaataccGAGTGGAGAGCTACTCATGGTGAGGAGGATGTTGGGGAACTTAGTCAAAGAAGGAGACACCACTCAAAGAGAAAACCTTTTCCACACAAGATGCTTAGTTCAAGGAAAGGTATGCTCTTTGATTATCGATGGTGGGAGTTGTACTAATGTTGCTAGTACTCGGTTAGTGtcaaaacttaatttaaaaaccaaacctCACCCTAAGCCATATAAACTTCAATGGCTTAATGAAAGTGTTGAAATGGTTGTTAATAGATAA